The proteins below are encoded in one region of Oncorhynchus gorbuscha isolate QuinsamMale2020 ecotype Even-year linkage group LG01, OgorEven_v1.0, whole genome shotgun sequence:
- the scrn3 gene encoding secernin-3 isoform X1 — protein sequence MYPSSCDTFVALPPATQGQRIVFGKNSDRPCDEVQEVVYFPARDYNAGEKVECTYIEIEQAAHTNAVVLSRPAWLWGAEMGANEHQVCIGNEAVWGRESAEDEEALLGMDFVRLGLERAETAQKAVDVIAELLEKYGQGGNCMEDQSGFTYHNSFLISDRTEAWVMETSGKYWAAEKVGDGYRNISNQYSITTKIDKEHPGMRDYAKSHGWWDGKAPFSFAETYSFMTTARIEASGSRYCEGRNLLERSKGHITAETMMEILRDKESGINMEGMFMTTGSMVSVVPTDSTLPGVHYFTGTPDPERSVFKPFIFVKDIKQLKQTSSPCYGLDDPVKKIPRFQSKPDRKHPLFVKHEVVAAIIDSTKDKGKKIMQNMRVLEKEKMAEMEKLLSSGIKDPTSVVHLFSNSSQEELSVYSNI from the exons ATGTACCCATCTTCCTGTGACACCTTTGTGGCTCTGCCCCCTGCCACCCAGGGACAGCGCATCGTCTTCGGAAAGAACTCCGACAGGCCCTGTGATGAGGTCCAGGAGGTGGTCTACTTCCCTGCAAGAGACTACAATGCAGGAGAAAAAGTTGAA TGCACGTACATCGAAATTGAGCAGGCAGCCCATACCAATGCGGTTGTGCTGAGCAGACCAGCCTGGTTGTGGGGGGCTGAGATGGGGGCTAACGAGCATCAGGTGTGCATCGGAAATGAGGCAGTTTGGGGCAGAGAGAGTGCTGAGGATGAGGAGGCCCTTCTTGGCATGGATTTTGTCAG ACTTGGtctggagagagcagagactgcTCAGAAGGCTGTGGATGTTATTGCTGAGCTGCTGGAGAAATATGGCCAGGGAGGAAACTGCATGGAGGACCAGTCTGGCTTTACCTACCACAACAGCTTCCTCATCTCCGACAGGACTGAGGCCTGGGTGATGGAGACGTCTGGGAAGTACTGGGCAGCAGAGAAAGTGGGAG ATGGATATCGTAATATCTCCAATCAGTACTCCATAACAACCAAGATAGACAAGGAACACCCTGGGATGAGGGATTATGCCAAGAGCCATGGCTGGTGGGACGGGAAGGCCCCGTTCAGTTTTGCTGAGACGTACTCTTTCATGACTACAGCCAGAATAGAGGCGTCTGGCAGCAGATACTGCGAAGGACGGAATCTACTAGAGCGAAGTAAAG GACACATCACAGCTGAGACAATGATGGAAATCCTGAGGGACAAGGAGAGTGGCATCAACATGGAGGGGATGTTCATGACAACAGGAAGCATGGTGTCTGTCGTACCAACAGACTCCACCCTGCCAGGGGTGCACTACTTCACTGGAACACCTGACCCTGAGAG GTCGGTTTTCAAACCTTTCATCTTTGTGAAAGACATTAAACAGTTGAAGCAAACTAGCTCTCCCTGTTATGGCCTTGATGACCCTGTGAAGAAGATACCCCGTTTCCAGAGCAAGCCAGATCGCAAACATCCACTGTTTGTCAAACACGAGGTGGTGGCTGCAATCATAGACAGCACCAAG gaCAAAGGAAAGAAGATCATGCAGAATATGAGAGTGTTAGAAAAGGAGAAGATGGCTGAGATGGAGAAACTTTTATCAAGTGGTATTAAAGACCCGACTTCAGTTGTGCACCTGTTTTCTAACTCAAGCCAGGAAGAACTGAGCGTGTACAGTAACATTTAG
- the scrn3 gene encoding secernin-3 isoform X2: MGANEHQVCIGNEAVWGRESAEDEEALLGMDFVRLGLERAETAQKAVDVIAELLEKYGQGGNCMEDQSGFTYHNSFLISDRTEAWVMETSGKYWAAEKVGDGYRNISNQYSITTKIDKEHPGMRDYAKSHGWWDGKAPFSFAETYSFMTTARIEASGSRYCEGRNLLERSKGHITAETMMEILRDKESGINMEGMFMTTGSMVSVVPTDSTLPGVHYFTGTPDPERSVFKPFIFVKDIKQLKQTSSPCYGLDDPVKKIPRFQSKPDRKHPLFVKHEVVAAIIDSTKDKGKKIMQNMRVLEKEKMAEMEKLLSSGIKDPTSVVHLFSNSSQEELSVYSNI, translated from the exons ATGGGGGCTAACGAGCATCAGGTGTGCATCGGAAATGAGGCAGTTTGGGGCAGAGAGAGTGCTGAGGATGAGGAGGCCCTTCTTGGCATGGATTTTGTCAG ACTTGGtctggagagagcagagactgcTCAGAAGGCTGTGGATGTTATTGCTGAGCTGCTGGAGAAATATGGCCAGGGAGGAAACTGCATGGAGGACCAGTCTGGCTTTACCTACCACAACAGCTTCCTCATCTCCGACAGGACTGAGGCCTGGGTGATGGAGACGTCTGGGAAGTACTGGGCAGCAGAGAAAGTGGGAG ATGGATATCGTAATATCTCCAATCAGTACTCCATAACAACCAAGATAGACAAGGAACACCCTGGGATGAGGGATTATGCCAAGAGCCATGGCTGGTGGGACGGGAAGGCCCCGTTCAGTTTTGCTGAGACGTACTCTTTCATGACTACAGCCAGAATAGAGGCGTCTGGCAGCAGATACTGCGAAGGACGGAATCTACTAGAGCGAAGTAAAG GACACATCACAGCTGAGACAATGATGGAAATCCTGAGGGACAAGGAGAGTGGCATCAACATGGAGGGGATGTTCATGACAACAGGAAGCATGGTGTCTGTCGTACCAACAGACTCCACCCTGCCAGGGGTGCACTACTTCACTGGAACACCTGACCCTGAGAG GTCGGTTTTCAAACCTTTCATCTTTGTGAAAGACATTAAACAGTTGAAGCAAACTAGCTCTCCCTGTTATGGCCTTGATGACCCTGTGAAGAAGATACCCCGTTTCCAGAGCAAGCCAGATCGCAAACATCCACTGTTTGTCAAACACGAGGTGGTGGCTGCAATCATAGACAGCACCAAG gaCAAAGGAAAGAAGATCATGCAGAATATGAGAGTGTTAGAAAAGGAGAAGATGGCTGAGATGGAGAAACTTTTATCAAGTGGTATTAAAGACCCGACTTCAGTTGTGCACCTGTTTTCTAACTCAAGCCAGGAAGAACTGAGCGTGTACAGTAACATTTAG